From the genome of Vicia villosa cultivar HV-30 ecotype Madison, WI linkage group LG2, Vvil1.0, whole genome shotgun sequence, one region includes:
- the LOC131652180 gene encoding LOB domain-containing protein 36-like yields MSSTQTSPCAACKFLRRKCTTECVFAPYFPPDNPQRFAYVHKVFGASNVAKLLNELTQSQREDAVKSLAYEAEARLRDPVYGCVGLISLLQHKLRAIQGELNNAKKELATYIGPQALQGIPTSILQPQHIQSNPFCNSLYPYNGNVPVVTAANQMVIRDPQPMTPQHQILEAQQLAAAVAAREQQEIYRTFENQQQQQQEFLRFSGGFDVDSVSNSPGGFNQVSPVSAAAVGVVSDQLSPSLALGSFDNTYHHMQQTQQGQGESHPHHHHHNLNHHLPLQAQLLLPPQQKQAQPQTQHSSLTHHQQQTESEECRSVGLGPSC; encoded by the coding sequence GCAAGTTTCTCCGGCGAAAATGCACGACAGAGTGCGTATTTGCACCGTATTTTCCACCAGATAACCCTCAAAGGTTTGCATACGTACACAAAGTTTTCGGTGCCAGTAACGTGGCGAAGCTGCTTAACGAGCTTACCCAGAGTCAGCGTGAGGACGCCGTTAAGTCACTAGCTTACGAAGCCGAGGCGCGGCTTCGAGACCCAGTTTACGGCTGCGTTGGTCTTATCTCTCTTCTTCAACACAAGTTACGAGCGATCCAAGGTGAACTAAATAATGCTAAAAAAGAACTTGCAACTTATATTGGTCCTCAAGCTCTACAGGGAATTCCTACGAGTATTCTTCAACCGCAGCATATTCAAAGCAACCCGTTTTGTAATTCTCTTTACCCTTATAATGGTAATGTTCCGGTGGTGACGGCGGCGAATCAGATGGTGATTCGTGACCCACAACCTATGACACCTCAACATCAGATCTTGGAAGCTCAACAATTGGCTGCAGCTGTTGCTGCTAGAGAGCAACAAGAGATTTATAGGACTTTTGAAAATCAACAACAGCAACAGCAAGAGTTTTTGAGGTTCAGTGGTGGGTTTGATGTGGATTCGGTTTCTAATTCTCCTGGTGGGTTCAACCAAGTGTCCCCAGTTTCTGCTGCTGCTGTTGGGGTTGTTTCTGATCAATTGTCTCCTTCCTTGGCCTTGGGGTCTTTTGACAATACTTATCACCACATGCAACAAACACAACAAGGACAAGGAGAGTCTCAtccgcatcatcatcatcataacctTAATCATCATCTTCCACTTCAAGCACAGCTATTGCTTCCTCCTCAGCAGAAGCAAGCACAGCCACAaactcaacattcatcattaacaCACCACCAACAACAGACGGAAAGCGAGGAGTGTAGGAGTGTTGGACTTGGTCCATCTTGTTGA